One window of the Dethiosulfovibrio russensis genome contains the following:
- a CDS encoding pyridoxamine 5'-phosphate oxidase family protein, which produces MRRKDREVTDQDRIDSILDRAQVCHLALFDGEWPYVLPITFGYEPGHMYFHSAKEGKKVDIIKKNPRASFCVEVDVLPIPAPKKRSGLDLPYRSVVGFGEISVIPDDEEDRKRHALSVLAAHYCRQGVDIPRPRALLDKVEVLEMKIVHITGKEKGPFIER; this is translated from the coding sequence ATGAGACGAAAGGATAGAGAGGTTACGGATCAAGATCGTATAGATTCAATTTTGGATCGTGCTCAGGTCTGTCATCTGGCTCTTTTCGACGGAGAGTGGCCCTACGTGCTGCCGATAACCTTTGGATACGAGCCGGGTCATATGTATTTTCACTCTGCCAAGGAAGGCAAGAAGGTCGATATAATAAAGAAAAATCCGAGGGCTTCCTTTTGCGTCGAGGTCGATGTCCTTCCAATTCCTGCGCCCAAGAAGAGGTCGGGGCTTGACCTTCCCTACCGGAGCGTGGTGGGTTTCGGGGAGATATCGGTGATCCCCGACGACGAAGAGGATAGGAAAAGACATGCTCTATCCGTGTTGGCGGCACACTATTGTCGTCAAGGGGTGGATATCCCCCGTCCCAGAGCCCTACTGGACAAGGTAGAGGTTTTGGAGATGAAAATAGTGCATATTACCGGGAAAGAAAAAGGTCCTTTCATAGAGAGATAA
- a CDS encoding calcium/sodium antiporter: MVLSVFAVGFGLALLVWSADRFVEGAASSAKKSGMSPMLIGMVIMGFGTSAPEMVVSVLSAFQGNPGIALGNAYGSNIANIAVILGVTAVISPIAVSGGVLRKELPVLSVVTLLAAFQLYDGRLSRLDGMVLLLFFAVILIWGVVNGRDNNIKSENESLSKASDRSNRRDAFDLLAGLIVLVISSKLMVWGAVGIAHRMGVSDLIIGLTVVALGTSLPELASSIMACRRGEHEMALGNVLGSNLFNTLAVVGLAGAICPMDVPPEVLSRDMAVMGALTLSLFVICYGFRGKGRINRFEGAGLLAASMMYSGWLLSSSLGM, translated from the coding sequence ATGGTCCTCTCGGTTTTTGCCGTCGGTTTTGGGCTGGCGCTCCTGGTATGGAGCGCCGATCGTTTTGTAGAGGGAGCGGCCTCGTCTGCTAAGAAGTCCGGAATGTCTCCCATGTTGATAGGCATGGTGATAATGGGTTTCGGTACCTCTGCTCCCGAGATGGTCGTTTCCGTGTTATCCGCTTTTCAGGGGAATCCCGGAATCGCTTTAGGCAACGCTTACGGCTCCAATATAGCCAACATAGCGGTTATATTGGGAGTTACCGCGGTGATCTCTCCTATCGCAGTAAGCGGAGGGGTATTGCGGAAAGAGCTTCCGGTCTTATCCGTCGTGACGTTGTTGGCGGCCTTTCAGCTTTACGATGGCAGACTTTCCCGGCTGGATGGAATGGTCCTTCTCCTCTTCTTTGCGGTTATCCTGATCTGGGGGGTTGTGAATGGAAGAGATAATAATATAAAATCAGAAAACGAGTCGTTGTCTAAGGCCTCGGACAGATCTAACCGCAGGGATGCCTTCGATTTGCTTGCCGGTTTGATCGTTTTGGTCATCTCCTCCAAGCTTATGGTCTGGGGAGCTGTTGGCATCGCTCATCGTATGGGCGTCAGCGATCTGATTATCGGTCTTACCGTGGTGGCTCTGGGAACTTCTCTGCCCGAGCTAGCTTCTTCCATCATGGCATGTAGGAGAGGAGAGCACGAAATGGCTTTGGGGAACGTCTTGGGATCGAACCTTTTCAACACCTTGGCGGTGGTCGGTCTTGCCGGGGCGATCTGCCCGATGGACGTACCTCCTGAGGTTCTATCCAGGGATATGGCCGTTATGGGAGCCTTGACCCTTTCTCTCTTCGTAATATGTTATGGATTTAGAGGAAAGGGCAGGATAAACAGGTTCGAAGGGGCCGGCCTTCTCGCCGCATCCATGATGTACTCGGGGTGGCTCTTGTCGTCTTCTCTGGGTATGTGA